A region of the Brienomyrus brachyistius isolate T26 chromosome 10, BBRACH_0.4, whole genome shotgun sequence genome:
ggcccccagaATCTGTCAGAGAATCCAAGCCCCGACTGCGCCCCAGACTGATCATACAATACTGATGACACAAACAATATGCCGTATTAGTCATCGTAATTATCGATTAATTAAAATCAGCATGCATTCACGTTTAACACAAAATAACTGCCAGGTTAGACTCCTCCAACGGCGTCTCCATTTTTATCCTGCAACACCTTCAACTCGTTGGTCGCGTCTTTGCAATTCAACTACAACACAGATGTAATCATATACAAAGATACACCTATTACCTAAcaattaataaatataaataaatagtaataaaaaaatGGTAAAAATCATTCTTCAACGCGTATGCTGCAATGTCCTTGTCTATGGTGCAACACCTTAATCTGTCATCGGGTTTACCTTGCAGGTTAGAAAGACAAAAACAGCGCAGAACGTGCGTTTGTGGGTAACTACACGTATACGACCCCTTGGCTAACCACATAAACTAGTTGGCTAGTGACTCATAGTTACTGACATAATAAACATGATATAATTATTCAACAGAGTGTAACTAACGTTTTGTTCCCGTAGCATGGCATCACGGGGAAATGCCCTGTTAAACAGGGTCCAGTATTGTGTTATACGTCTCTGCAGGGTCGGGAACCTGTGTCGCTGATCTTGCGCCAGAACCGGGACAGGGAGCGACTTACCAATCTCTGCCGCCGACGGAACGCTTTAGCTGTCCGGCTTAGGCCCGACGTCACCCAGACGATGTGAAAGGCGGCGTGGCACAACCGGAAAATGTGACGCCTCCCTCAAAAGCGACTTCTCTGCGTACAGCAATTTTCACTTCATCCAGTTTTTCTGTGCCTGTTGTGTGAAATTATTATAAAGCAGTACTTTCGTGGACGTGTTTATTTTTCGATAGAGGTACTCAGTAAAGAACGGACAACTCACTTCCGGTGCGGCGCAAACCAACCATTTTCAGTGGTGATTACATTTCTCCTTACGTAGTCATTATgcgtttttctttatttaaagaatttaaaaggatattgaaatattttaaaaaataaatttactTCACATCAACTAAAAACTATCGTGGTAAATGCAATGATTTTCACCTGCGTGTTTTGAAGACGATCCAAGTCACCCCCGCTCGGCTCAACCCCAGTGCAGCCCAAGTTTGCAAAGTGGctgcttgtaaattttaaacaaAATGAAAGTTAACAGCCGTTTCTACGTGATGCCATTCTCTCGCTATAAACGCGAGTGGGTTCTAAAAGACCGCTGTAATAGTTTCATATCGGATAACTTGAATAGAGAAAAACTGAACTCTTATTTTTTGTGCAAGCCCCACCCCTAAGGCACTACAAAATTTCGAATCCGTGTCGAGACGTAATAGGGTCGAGCGAACGCAAATACTCAAATACCGTAAATATAAACATAAGAACGCACTATATTACCCCTGCCCTCTGAATGAGACTTCTAGTACCGTGCAAACGTAAACGCGCCAATAACACATTTGATATTAGTCTCTGATTTTATTATTGAGGATTTTTGTGATCTTTACATTTCTCGCTTGGAGGAGTTGTATTATGTTCGTTTGTGAAATTGACAATCTCCAAAAACGCAAAGCGGACAAAACTGTAAATGTTCTTTGCTTTCATCCCTGAGCCCGCCATCAGAAAATAACCGTCGCTTTTAAATTAGAAATTACGGTAAGAGGCCAGTACGTTTTGCGCAGATAATATTTCAGCCAATTAGACGCTGGCAAGTTTCCTGCGAGTAATACAAAGCGGAAATCAGCGTCGCGTGGAAGAAAGGCGCTTTGAGTGTCAGGTCATGGGGAAATTGGATTAAAGACAATAGCTTTGACGTGGTCAGTCAAGAAAATAACGTGTAAGTCGAGTCCAAATAAAGAAAAACGAATGAACTTGAAATGGAATTTATTTCATAGTTTTATAACAAAACACATTTTCCATCACATGATCATCACTGTGCCATTGTCTGACCAATTTAGTCCATATTTACGGGCGCAGACTTTCTTGATGTTTCTCTCCAGTAGTGCCGAGTTCATCTTGCTTTTTGGAAACCTTTGGGAAGTAACTGAAGTATTCTAGGATGCACTGTGTTGGTACCGAACGCACATTCTCAACATATGGACGACTAGTTAAGGTTACAAACTCATTTTATTCGCTAGAATCGTAGTGTGAACCCTTTGTTTCCATAGTTAAACTAAACAGACCGCTTCGGCGGTTTTAATGAGACCGCTCAAAGCAACGCAAAAGAACCTGCGATACCAGATCAACGAATCTAAATTGTATTCATGGAGTTTCAGTCTGATTATTACAATGACAATCCCCACTGATTTGTATGTATTGTTTTTGCGCCTGGTAGACTACATCCTTTACAATATTTACTATATGCGACATAACAAAGGTCAAAGCAGTTTTAGTTATGCAGTGCACTTGGATAACCGAAGTACATGGCCACTGTTTTAGACGCCAGTCTGATTTTATTTCAAAGTAAACAAAAGCAGATAATACAATGAATTATAGACCCCTTCCAGGGATTTCAACGTTACTCTACTTCCAGGCTTTAAAAAGTGATTCGTGGTACCAGGAACAGCATAGTCTAAGGCAGTGTTTTCCgtttctgtgggtccccgagtaCCGGATTGAGAAACATCGGTCTAATGTAATCACGTGACATCACTAGCTGTGTTTAAAACGAGGGGAAAGAAACAGGCCCGTTCTGAGTGCATGGCATTGTCATACTGTGCAGAGGCTAAATACACACATCGtcaataaaatgcaaattaggccCAGCCTTGCTGGTGTTGAGTATTCGATACATGTTTAAGATGGAATGATAGGTACTTAATAAAGCTGAACTTGTAGTAATTTGTTTTAACTATCAAAATTTGAAAATGTAATCCTTTTAACATACAGCATTTCAAACTAAATTCTTAAACATCATGGGTATCAAATTTTAAAATCTCATTTCATATGGGAAAAGACTCAACTTCATATTTGCGATGACACTGTCATATCTGTTCAGACGCCACAATATTCCTTCTCTCGACTTACCATACTGCATTAAGTGATTTACCTGTCACCAACTCATCCATCACCACGGGACAAATTTTGTATTGCAGAGCTATGGTAACGCATGGGTTACTAATGTGTTCTAGACAGCTTGACTACAAAAATGTAACAGTCCTTaaaaggtggaggggggggggggggcgctaacCAAGTTTAATTGAACAGAAACCTTAAAAGTAAGAACAAATGGTGAAAGTTATTTCAAAACACTGACCATATGTTGAGGACCTGAAAACGTGTGGTTTTTAGAGACTATTTAAATGAAGCAATTGCTTAGTATTTAGTGTCGTGCTTCAAAGCAACTGGATCTAGGGAAAAACATACAAGTTTGTTGTGGATTTTGAGTCTAGCGGTAACTACACGTAGGCCTTAGCTACTGACAGCGGGGATTAGACAAAATAAGTAAAAGTTCTCATAaaagaaaaggggaaaaaatggctggtgaaggatgggggggggatacaTGAACCCAAACTATGCAATTTCAGTTGTTTTAAACTACTAAACAACCTACTGAAAGACTGATAGAGTTCATACAAAAACAAATgcgaaaaaaataaatctgttaACGTTTTGCTCTGATAAGATGCAGACGGTGATAAGTTTGTTTACTGATGCGGTAGTTCATCCATCCTGTGTCACTGTGTTAAGTTTTCTGCTGCCACGATTTACCTGTAGTCTTGCTACATGCCTTTCTGGCCACTAGAGGGTGACAGATCCCTTCTGCATGTAGTGTAAACAGTTCAGCCTTAAAGACTCGTATTCAAAACATtgtaaaattaaaacaaaaataaaaaaaaacacccaaccCATGAAGAAGCCATCATTAGGAAACAGATGAGATGGGGTTTAGGGGAGAGCCCATTTGTGTAAGTACTTTATCCAGCCACTGGAGGGGCCCATGCAGATGCACTTctatccagcagggggtgctggtGACATCTTGACGGTGATACTCTGCTCCCCAGCCCTGAGGAGCCAAATGAAAATCAGTTCCTACCAGTCTAAATTTATATACTCACCCTTTTATTATGGTCATTTATCAGATGAGACACATAAAAGGCACTTGCAGCATATAGCATAAATACACAAGAGTGAACCTTTTCATGCATATTAGTTTTACTCAGCATGTTTGAGGTCTGCCAGTCATTAAATAAGCTctagcagcagaaattctttaCAGCGAGGAATGAGCCAAACGGCCTGTTTTACCTTGACAAAGCTCATGCGGATGGTGCACATCTTGGTGAGCTCGTAGACGGCCTCGAAGCCGTGGTTGACGGACTGGGCGAGCAGCTGAGCGAACTCCTGGTTGTTGAAGATCTTGAGGCTGCAGCCGCTGGGGATCTTGCAGACGGTGGTGGGGTGGAAGCCGTGGTGGTAGTTGCAGTTGCGGCTCTGCACGAAGATGCTGGTGTCGCTGAGGCACTCGGCGTAGACCTCGCCGCCCACGTAGTACAGGTGTACCCCTGTgcgtgatgggggaggggggaaacgCCATGAAAATCAGGATGGGGGGAATGCCGTCTTCCACATAATCAATGTTTCCAGTGTCTGCTTCAATTTAAGAACCCCAAATGCAAAGACTCTTGGAACAAGTGTACTGAACCTCACCTCCTAGCTTTACCATCAAAACATAACACTGTAAACAACCACGACAACCAgaaacacaggtgtacaaaaggGAAGGCGCAGGGAGAGCGAGAGGTCGATTGTGTACCTTTGCCAATGTGACGGCGGGTGTTCTCGATGGTGGAGTTGCGGTTGACGTTGGACAGCAGACCCAGGCAAAAGCGGTTCTTGTTATTGGACGGGTCGGTGAAACCATCCACCAGCACACTGGTGGAGGAGGCGTGGTACGCCTCACCCACACGGTTGTTCAGCTCGTAGTAGACGATGGAACACCAGTGAACAGGCTCTTGGTATTCCACAGGCTGCACGTCTGTGTAGCGGGGGGGAGACACAGGGGGTGGCAATGCTTAAGCAACCAGCCTCAAAGTAGCTGTACTGCTGCGTTTCAGCTCTTGGTCTGGTCTCACCTCCTCTGGGCATGTTCTGGGGCACCACGCTGCTCCCTGTCTCCATGGACTGGGAGTTGTCCTGGCCCATCTGCTCCTCAGGGGGCATgtaggcgggggggtggggtgtcagCTGGAGGCGAGAGACCACAAGGAGACCACTTAAGACCAAAGGCAGCAGCTGCAGACAAATGGCTCCCACCACAATCtctcacctccccccccccagggaagaTGAGCCATAGATCTATACATGAGGAACCCCTCCCAAGATATTTTAAGCCTTTAATGCACCATTCCCGTGTCCGGTTTTGTAGATCAACGACACACATCTGTTTTCTTCGACTCTTCCATTTGTACAAACAGTTAAGAATGAAAATCATGGACTGATACAATGTAAGCTGGCAATGGGGACAAACATCATGCAGTTTCTCCCCCTCCGTACAGATTAACAGATTTAAGGGTCCAAAAATACGTCCACTGCAGCTTAAGAAGGGAAGCGGGGTTCTGTCATTTTGCACATGGGAAATAGAGCCTCGATGTCCCGCAGGTCATTTTACACGGACTCAGACTCCTGCAGCATTTTCATTTTGCaggacaaaaacaaaaaaaacagagcATATTGTACAAAACTGACAACAAAAATCAGCCTAGGTCTCATAGGCCGTTTCATAATTGTGCACAGAATCTACGGCATAGGTAACCGCGTAGCCATCTAAACCCTTACATCAGCTGACTGGGAAGTGGGCTCTGTTCCTGGTCAGAGCGCCCACCAGCAAGAGCCTTCGCTGGCCTGCTGAGTCGACGGGTTCATCTTCCGCTTCTAGTGACCCATCAGGAGGGTAACCAGGAGCGTGAACGTCTCCAATCCTCACTAAACTCAATGTGCGACACCCAATAGCCTGCCTAACGACAAAAGCGAGCGAAGCTTCTCGCCAAACATCAACGAAACAGAACATTACACTTTCCGTGCATTATTAAATCTTTAACACAAAGGTATTTACGGAACAGCAGTTTTCCAAAACACAACAGCCTTGAGTTTTACCCTTGATGCATTTCCCAAACAAATATTTTCGAATCGCAGGCCGACAAATCTAGTGCAGCAGTGCTGAAAAAGTACTAAACACTAACAGTGAAGTAGTGTTGTATTGTCTAGACCATCATGTGACAGATTCAAATAGATTCAGGgtaaaaggggaaaaaagttaaataaaacattaaacggTAAGGCGCTCTACAAAATAGTGGAGCTCAGCAAGAGATCCAAAACAATTCCAATTGTACAACAACTTTCAAAACTGATGGACATTTACCTGGCAGCTGGAAAGGACTAGATGGTCCAGAGCTGGCGGGGGAGCTGGGATAGGTACCGCTGGAGGCCGGGGAAGGTGGGTAAGGAGAGTTGGGCGAGACATGTTGCTGGAAGGACTCTGGGAAGGTGGCATTGAGCGGCATGTGGGGTTCGTTGTGGCTCAGGTTCCGGAACTGCACCAGCAGACTGTGCTGGGGGTTGAACTCACTGTGGCGTGGCACCAACACAGGGGGCAGCACTGGGAAAGCAACAAGACAGAACAGCCCGGTTACATACAGACCTTTAGAACGGAAGACGGACGCAGCACAACAGCACGTATCGGGTTCCGGCTCTGGCAGAATCACGTCCACCTCCCCGAGCGACACGCGATATGGGCCCTGAGGGCGTTCGATCCCAAGCCACCCAGTGCTAGCCGGCGAAAagtgggtggcggggggggagggcagggaaGCGAAAGGCCACTGCAACAATCAGGCCGCCTCCTCGAGAGAAAGGTCTAAAAGCATCGAGAAAATGGATAGAAATCACGGGCGAAATCGAATTTAAAATGTTCCATTTGCCATCTGAAGCATCCCGCCGGATGTCTCCTATAATCTAATAAGAAAAGCGGCTCCCGAACTCCGCTTGACAGTCGCCATTACCTCGTGCCGATATTTTAAAAGCTTTTCCCTGACAGCTAAGAAATTTATGCGAAAAAATATTAATCGTGCCTCTTACGTTACCATTATCTAGAAGCCGTTTACTGGTTCCCTTGTCAATTACGTAAATGCATCTAGTGCAACCGCGTGCAGTGTATACTAATGATGCTTAAGTTCTAACTGAGCTACCGATATTCTTTGAGGAAGTGCTTTCTGTACTGTGTACAGGTGTACGGTACAGTATTCCAGATGCAAGTTGCAGCCCTGCTACTGTTGGCAACCTACCTGGGCTCTCCACACGCTTGTAGTGATAGGGGTTGATGCAGACCTCCTTCTGCTTGGACCCGAAGGGGTACTCGCACACTTCCAGTGGCTTGAGTTCGTGATGTGATTGCAGGTCGGGCCAGCGCCACACCCGACAATAGATGACGTGCGGCAGGCCTTTGCGGTGCGACACCTGGAGCCGGCCGTCTAGTG
Encoded here:
- the smad5 gene encoding LOW QUALITY PROTEIN: mothers against decapentaplegic homolog 5 (The sequence of the model RefSeq protein was modified relative to this genomic sequence to represent the inferred CDS: deleted 1 base in 1 codon) → MTSMSSLFSFTSPAVKRLLGWKQGDEEEKWAEKAVDALVKKLKKKKGAMEDLEKALSSPGQPSKCVTIPRSLDGRLQVSHRKGLPHVIYCRVWRWPDLQSHHELKPLEVCEYPFGSKQKEVCINPYHYKRVESPVLPPVLVPRHSEFNPQHSLLVQFRNLSHNEPHMPLNATFPESFQQHVSPNSPYPPSPASSGTYPSSPASSGPSSPFQLPADTPPPAYMPPEEQMGQDNSQSMETGSSVVPQNMPRGDVQPVEYQEPVHWCSIVYYELNNRVGEAYHASSTSVLVDGFTDPSNNKNRFCLGLLSNVNRNSTIENTRRHIGKGVHLYYVGGEVYAECLSDTSIFVQSRNCNYHHGFHPTTVCKIPSGCSLKIFNNQEFAQLLAQSVNHGFEAVYELTKMCTIRMSFVKGWGAEYHRQDVTSTPCWIEVHLHGPLQWLDKVLTQMGSPLNPISSVS